GGTGATGCTCGCTTTCTCTTTATTCCCCCTAAATAAAATTGACAGTAAATAACACTTGTTATATAATCTTCTCGAATTCGAGATAATGCCTGAAAAGGAATGATATAAATGGATTCTCAAGATAACAAACAATTGGAAGAGGAATTATCGTTAAAGCTTTTCGTTGTTTTATCCCGTGCCTTTCAAACGATTCGTAAACGAGTGGAAGAGGATATTAAAACGTATGGAATGAACCCGACTGAGTTTGCGGTACTTGAGCTAATATACAGTAAAGGGGAGCAGCCGATCCAAAAAATTGGTGACCAAGTATTAATTGCGAGTAGCAGCATTACCTATGTCGTCGATAAGCTGGAAAAGAAAGGGTATTTGGTTAGAAAGCCATGCCCAAAAGATCGTCGGATAACGTATGCGGTAATTACTAATGAAGGTCATACTTTGATGAATGAAATCTTCCCAAAGCACAAAGAAGCAATTAACAGCATATTTGGTGGACTCGATACGAAAGAAAAAGAACTTGTCATTGATCAACTGAAAAAGCTAGGATATTATGCTGCAGATCCTCTGTAAACTTTATGAAAAAGGGAATGTTTCGAATTTCTAAATTGCTATAAATCTATACTTTTTATAACAACTTACAAAAATAAAGTGAAATATCTTGAATTCGAAATAAACGATAGTATATAATACGAATTAGAGATATTAAATAAGTTTTCAAAAAATAAGGGGAGGGGTTACGTTCTACATTTTCCAGGCCTTATATCTCGAAATAGAGATAACTGAATTTGAGATATAATGAGTAAGTCTCATAAAAGTTGGGAAAGAAGTAAGTAGGATGGTATACCTGGTTTTCGCATACTAAGGAAGTTAGGTGATCATGATGGAATTCATCAAAAAAATCTTTGGAAGTAAAAAGGAGTCGATTGAGATGTCAAACATTAATTTAGCAGTTATTTATTACAGTTCAACAGGAACAAACTACAAAATGGCAAAATGGGCAGAAGAAGGTGGAAAAGCAGCAGGTGCGAATGTGAAACTGGTAAAAGTACCAGAGCTTGCTCCTCAAGAAGCGATCGAATCAAACCCGGCATGGAAAGCACATCTTGAAGAAACGAAGGACGTTCCTGAAGCAACGTTAGATGACCTT
The Bacillus shivajii DNA segment above includes these coding regions:
- a CDS encoding MarR family winged helix-turn-helix transcriptional regulator; this translates as MDSQDNKQLEEELSLKLFVVLSRAFQTIRKRVEEDIKTYGMNPTEFAVLELIYSKGEQPIQKIGDQVLIASSSITYVVDKLEKKGYLVRKPCPKDRRITYAVITNEGHTLMNEIFPKHKEAINSIFGGLDTKEKELVIDQLKKLGYYAADPL